The nucleotide sequence AAGCGGGTAATCCAAAGCCCTTGGCTCAATGTATACAAGCTGTGGTACAAAAGCTTTCATTTCAATGTCCTCATTTCATTCCATTTTGTCTTAACTGTTATTATGGACAGAAACGAAAAAAGAGGATGGAAAAAATTTTTCCATCCTCTTTGGGTCATATTATAAACCACATTTTAACTGTGCGTTACAGTTCGTACATGTATTGCAGCCGCCGATTTCTTTAACCTCGCCTTTGCGGCAGACCGGGCATGTGTTGCCGACTTCAGATCCAATAGTTACGTTTGTTGAGCGCAATTCATTGATCGTGTCGACTAGGACAACATGCTGCTTTTGTTTTTCTTTTTTACCAACTTCTTCTTCCATCGTGTTCTCTTCTGCTTTAAGCGTCAATACTTGTGAATCGCGGGAGCCGTCAACATAAACTGTTCCACCCTTTGCTCCACCCTTATACAGGCGCTCATATACCTTTTCAACCTGCTCAACGCTGTAGCCTTTCGGCGCGTTGACCGTCTTGCTGATTGAGCTGTCGATCCAGCGCTGGATGACACACTGCACATCAGCATGGGCTTCAGGCGCCAATTCCATCGCTGAAACAAACCAGTTCGGAAGGTTCTCAGGATCAACATCCGGATTTCTGTCCAGGTATTCTTGCACGATATCAGCCTTCACTTCGATGAATTTGCCAAGACGGCCGCTTCGGAAGTAGGAGAAGCTGAAGTAAGGCTCTAGGCCAGTACTGACCCCGACCATTGTCCCAGTTGATCCCGTGGGAGCAACAGTTAGTAAGTGCGAGTTTCGAATTCCATTCTCAAGGATCGACTCACGGATGTCTTCCGGCATTTTCTTCATGAATCCAGTGTTTGTGAACGCCTGGCGAAGTCTGTTTGTTTCTTCTTCTGTACTGCCTTGAAGGAATGGGAAGCTTCCTTTTTCCTTTCCGAGTTCAACAGATGCACGGTAAGCTGACGTCGCGATTGTTTCAAACACTTTATCGACAAGCTGGTTTCCTTCTTCGGAACCGTACTCTGTTTCACAGTAGATTAGGAGGTCGTGAAGTCCCATCACTCCTAGACCAACACGGCGCTCGCCAAGTGCTTGTCTTTTATTATCTTCAAGGAAGTAGGGAGTCGCATCGATGACATTGTCCTGCATACGCACACCGACTTCCACAGTACGCTTCAATTTTTCAAAGTTCACTGTCTTTGTTTCCTTGTCCGCCATTTCTGCAAGGTTCACGGCAGCGAGGTTGCAGACAGAGTTTGGTGCGAGAGGCTGTTCCCCACATGGGTTTGTAGCTACAACCTTCTGTCCATATGCCTGTGCGTTCGTCATGTCGTTGGCATTGTCGATGAAGAAAATGCCAGGCTCTGCTGAGTAAGTCGCACAGATGTTGATCAGGTTCCATAGTTCTTTGGCTTTGATTTTTCTATAGGTACGGACTTTATAACCAAGCTTTTCCCACTCGCGAACGTCACCGATCTTATGCCACTCTTCGTTATAAACCTTCATTGTCTCTGAGTCGTAGCTCTCTACATCAGGGAAGCGAAGTTCATAATCTGCATCGGCATCGACTGCGTCCATGAAATCCTTTGTTAGAGTTACTGAGATATTTGCACCTGTTAGGAATTCTGAGTTATGGACTGTATACGTTCC is from Mesobacillus boroniphilus and encodes:
- a CDS encoding vitamin B12-dependent ribonucleotide reductase — protein: MSVTFGQKMSLNVESLNKDIKLFPQVHPITPDMKLTHKGVSRLVMLDRYTFKDTEKITLSNGDFVVLTIKEDPKFPARGLGFILDIDWENKTAKVLVDEEFRGVLDDPEESSTGVIKRSLDVIEKPLEVFYEQIAKRNATGLAAVEKTEEKRQEWFEKFYQELVSMNFIPAGRVLYGAGAETDVTYFNCYVMPFVKDSREGISEHRKQVMEIMSRGGGVGTNGSTLRPRNTLAKGVNGKSSGSVSWLDDIAKLTHLVEQGGSRRGAQMIMLSDWHPDIVEFIISKMQNPRILRFLIENTNDESIKKMAKEKLKFTPLTLQEEAMYQGIVNYKSIPGYGGFSADIIKAAEEKLATGGTYTVHNSEFLTGANISVTLTKDFMDAVDADADYELRFPDVESYDSETMKVYNEEWHKIGDVREWEKLGYKVRTYRKIKAKELWNLINICATYSAEPGIFFIDNANDMTNAQAYGQKVVATNPCGEQPLAPNSVCNLAAVNLAEMADKETKTVNFEKLKRTVEVGVRMQDNVIDATPYFLEDNKRQALGERRVGLGVMGLHDLLIYCETEYGSEEGNQLVDKVFETIATSAYRASVELGKEKGSFPFLQGSTEEETNRLRQAFTNTGFMKKMPEDIRESILENGIRNSHLLTVAPTGSTGTMVGVSTGLEPYFSFSYFRSGRLGKFIEVKADIVQEYLDRNPDVDPENLPNWFVSAMELAPEAHADVQCVIQRWIDSSISKTVNAPKGYSVEQVEKVYERLYKGGAKGGTVYVDGSRDSQVLTLKAEENTMEEEVGKKEKQKQHVVLVDTINELRSTNVTIGSEVGNTCPVCRKGEVKEIGGCNTCTNCNAQLKCGL